From a single Solanum dulcamara chromosome 4, daSolDulc1.2, whole genome shotgun sequence genomic region:
- the LOC129886060 gene encoding pentatricopeptide repeat-containing protein At3g62890-like has protein sequence MNLRKVCASSAFKSNLVRRPTSKTTINLSILEDHLLKCQNSKYFGQILSQMISTGFIRDTHAASKILKFSTDSLFIHVNYSHKIFNYIENPNVFICNTMMRAYLQLNQPQNTIFLYKSMLKNNVCVDNYTFPLLVQASTVRLSESEGKEFHNHVIITGFGSDVYVKNTLINMYAVCGNMVDARKMFDESPVLDSVSWNSILAGYVQVGNVDEAKVIFDKMPMKNVIASNSMIVLLGRSGRMSEACQLFDEMMEKDVVSWTALISCYEQHGMYTQALDLFIQMCSNGISIDEVVAVSVLSACAHMLVVPIGESVHGLVIRVGFESYVNLQNALIHMYSTCGDVMAAQRLFDTSSHLDQISWNSMISGYLKCGSLEKAREVFESMPEKDVVSWTTMISGYAQHDRFSETLAVFQDMLHEDNKPDETTLVSVLSACTHLSALDQGKWIHTYIRKNGLKVNSILGTTLVDMYMKCGCVENALEVFNGMEEKGVSSWNALILGFAMNGQVEKSLDMFQEMKECGATPNEITFVAVLGACRHMGLVDEGRSYFDAMNRYYNVEPNIKHYGCMVDLLARSGLLKEAETLIDSMPIAPDVATWGALLGACRKHGDSEMGERVGRKLLELQPHHDGFHVLLSNIYASKGNWDSVLDIRGAMTRQGVVKVPGCSMIEANGAVHEFLAGDKSHPQINEIEEMLAEMEKRLKLMGYAPGTDEVLLDIDEEEKKSTLFRHSEKLAIAYGLISIAPPTPIRIIKNLRICSDCHAAAKLISKAFDREIVMRDRHLFHHFKDGSCSCMEFW, from the coding sequence atgaatttgagaaaggtaTGTGCCTCTTCAGCCTTCAAGTCAAATCTTGTTCGAAGACCCACCTCCAAAACTACCATAAACCTCTCAATCTTGGAGGATCATCTGCTAAAATGCCAAAATTCCAAGTATTTTGGGCAAATTCTTTCACAAATGATCTCCACTGGGTTCATCCGAGATACACATGCTGCAAGCAAGATTCTCAAGTTTTCCACTGACTCCCTTTTCATTCACGTTAATTACTCTCATAAAATCTTCAATTACATCGAAAATCCAAATGTGTTTATTTGTAATACAATGATGAGAGCTTATTTACAGCTAAACCAGCCTCAAAATACGATCTTTTTGTATAAGtcaatgttgaaaaataatGTATGTGTTGATAATTATACGTTTCCCCTTCTGGTTCAAGCTAGCACAGTTAGATTGTCCGAATCAGAAGGAAAAGAGTTTCATAATCATGTTATTATAACGGGATTCGGATCGGATGTTTATGTTAAGAACACTTTGATTAATATGTATGCTGTTTGTGGAAACATGGTTGATGCAAGGAAGATGTTTGATGAAAGTCCTGTTCTGGACTCGGTTTCGTGGAATTCGATACTGGCAGGTTATGTTCAGGTTGGAAATGTTGATGAGGCAAAAGTAATTTTTGATAAGATGCCTATGAAGAATGTTATTGCATCCAATTCTATGATTGTATTGTTGGGTAGGTCTGGTAGGATGAGTGAGGCTTGTCAATTATTCGATGAAATGATGGAGAAAGATGTGGTTTCTTGGACTGCTTTAATTTCTTGCTATGAGCAACATGGGATGTACACACAAGCTTTGGATTTATTTATACAAATGTGTTCTAATGGCATTTCCATAGATGAGGTTGTTGCAGTAAGTGTGCTGTCTGCATGTGCACACATGTTGGTTGTTCCGATTGGTGAATCAGTACATGGATTGGTTATAAGAGTTGGTTTTGAATCTTATGTTAACCTTCAAAACGCTTTAATCCATATGTACTCTACCTGTGGAGATGTAATGGCTGCACAAAGATTGTTTGATACGAGTAGTCATCTGGACCAGATATCTTGGAACTCAATGATCTCTGGCTATTTGAAATGTGGCTCTCTGGAGAAGGCTAGAGAAGTATTCGAATCCATGCCTGAGAAGGATGTTGTGTCATGGACTACAATGATTTCTGGTTATGCGCAACATGATCGTTTCTCGGAGACTTTAGCAGTGTTTCAGGATATGCTGCATGAGGACAATAAGCCTGATGAAACTACTTTGGTTAGTGTTCTTTCGGCTTGCACCCACTTGTCTGCCCTTGATCAAGGAAAATGGATTCACACTTATATACGAAAGAATGGGCTCAAAGTGAATAGTATTCTTGGTACAACTCTTGTTGACATGTACATGAAATGTGGTTGTGTGGAGAATGCAttggaagtcttcaatggaatggAAGAAAAAGGGGTGTCTTCTTGGAATGCTTTAATTCTTGGGTTTGCCATGAATGGACAGGTGGAAAAATCACTAGACATGTTTCAGGAGATGAAGGAATGTGGTGCAACACCTAATGAGATTACTTTTGTGGCAGTTCTTGGTGCCTGTCGACATATGGGCCTCGTAGATGAGGGCCGCTCCTACTTTGATGCTATGAACAGATATTACAATGTTGAGCCGAATATCAAGCACTACGGATGCATGGTTGATCTACTTGCACGTTCAGGGTTGCTCAAAGAAGCTGAGACGCTTATTGACAGTATGCCTATAGCTCCTGATGTTGCCACTTGGGGTGCTCTTCTTGGAGCTTGTAGAAAACACGGTGATAGTGAAATGGGGGAGCGAGTTGGAAGGAAACTCCTTGAACTTCAGCCACATCATGATGGATTTCATGTGTTACTGTCCAACATATATGCTTCAAAGGGTAATTGGGATAGCGTTCTGGATATTAGAGGAGCAATGACGCGGCAGGGTGTCGTTAAAGTTCCTGGCTGCAGTATGATTGAAGCAAATGGTGCTGTTCATGAATTCTTGGCAGGAGACAAGTCTCATCCCCAGATAAATGAAATCGAAGAAATGTTGGCTGAAATGGAAAAACGGTTGAAACTAATGGGCTATGCTCCAGGCACAGATGAGGTTTTACTTGATATTgatgaggaggaaaaaaaaagtaccCTGTTTAGACATAGTGAAAAGCTTGCAATTGCCTATGGGCTCATTTCTATCGCTCCTCCTACTCCTATAAGAATAATCAAGAACTTACGAATATGTAGTGATTGTCATGCAGCAGCAAAACTAATATCAAAAGCTTTTGATCGGGAAATTGTCATGAGGGATCGGCATCTGTTTCATCATTTTAAGGATGGCTCTTGTTCCTGTATGGAGTTTTGGTAG
- the LOC129886067 gene encoding protein AGENET DOMAIN (AGD)-CONTAINING P1: METETEMLNAYFTNGAEVEISSDEDGFRGAWYEGTVVRPIQKKQRRNIDDEEEEESRNKLRVLVEYKTLMADKKGKRPLKEAMTLVQLRPRPPPERRRKFKVSDEVDAYYNDGWWEGVVMEVSSDGKYSVFFRGTRDQLEFEESQIRIHREWANGEWTPPFEDEEEEKEKLVSTEMKPNNEAAEIFSEGSLVEVSSDEEGFEGAWFVATVVKLLDNGNYLIEYQNLRNNDDTEFLQEETDRLHIRPRPPDLGPFECFKALEEVDALHNDGWWVGVISKALKGQRYNVYFKASNEELEFKHADIRLHLDWTNGKWVRASQELNL; this comes from the exons ATGGAAACTGAAACTGAAATGCTCAACGCTTACTTCACAAATGGCGCAGAAGTTGAGATTAGCAGTGATGAGGACGGTTTTCGAGGCGCGTGGTATGAGGGAACAGTTGTACGACCCATTCAGAAGAAACAGAGGAGGAATATAGACGAcgaagaggaggaggagagtAGAAACAAGCTGCGGGTGTTGGTGGAGTACAAAACGCTGATGGCGGATAAAAAAGGTAAACGGCCGCTGAAGGAGGCAATGACCTTAGTTCAGTTGCGTCCACGGCCGCCACCTGAACGGAGGAGGAAGTTCAAGGTCAGTGATGAGGTGGATGCTTATTACAACGATGGGTGGTGGGAGGGTGTGGTCATGGAGGTGTCGAGTGATGGGAAGTACTCCGTGTTCTTCAGGGGAACAAGGGACCAGCTGGAATTTGAGGAATCTCAGATACGGATCCACCGTGAATGGGCCAATGGCGAGTGGACCCCACCATTTGAggacgaagaagaagaaaaagag AAACTTGTATCTACTGAAATGAAACCCAACAACGAAGCTGCAGAAATTTTTAGTGAAGGGTCATTAGTCGAAGTCAGCAGTGATGAAGAAGGTTTTGAGGGTGCTTGGTTTGTTGCAACTGTTGTTAAGCTTTTAGATAATGGTAACTACCTGATAGAGTATCAGAACTTAAGAAACAATGACGATACAGAGTTTTTGCAAGAAGAAACTGATCGTTTGCATATACGACCACGTCCACCTGACCTTGGACCTTTTGAATGCTTCAAAGCCCTTGAAGAAGTTGATGCTCTGCACAATGATGGCTGGTGGGTGGGTGTGATTTCTAAAGCACTTAAAGGCCAGAGATACAATGTTTACTTTAAGGCGAGCAATGAGGAGTTGGAGTTTAAGCATGCTGATATAAGGCTGCATCTGGACTGGACCAACGGCAAATGGGTCAGAGCTTCCCAG GAATTAAACTTGTGA
- the LOC129886068 gene encoding uncharacterized protein LOC129886068, translating to MSLVTDEIRASATEFYTGNDICQEKSKLLLTEVGLPNGLLPMQDMLECGYVKDTGFVWLKSKKKTEHKFEKIGKLVQYGTEVTAYVEPNKIKKLTGVKAKELLVWLTLNEICVDDPPTGKIHFKTPTGLSRTFPVSAFELNEPNKEVKEEVKEEVKEVSAATVAAVEVKEV from the coding sequence ATGTCTCTAGTGACAGATGAGATCAGGGCAAGTGCAACTGAATTCTACACTGGAAATGATATCTGCCAAGAGAAATCAAAGTTGTTGCTGACTGAAGTAGGCCTACCTAATGGCCTACTTCCTATGCAAGACATGTTAGAATGTGGCTATGTAAAAGACACTGGCTTTGTTTGGCTCAAATCCAAGAAAAAAACAGAACACAAGTTTGAAAAAATTGGTAAATTGGTCCAATATGGCACGGAAGTCACAGCCTATGTTGAGCCCAATAAGATCAAGAAACTTACTGGGGTTAAAGCTAAAGAGCTTCTTGTGTGGCTAACACTTAATGAAATCTGTGTTGATGATCCACCAACTGGTAAAATCCATTTCAAGACTCCTACTGGGCTTTCTAGGACTTTTCCTGTTTCAGCCTTTGAACTCAATGAGCCCAATAAGGAAGTCAAAGAGGAAGTCAAAGAAGAAGTCAAAGAAGTGAGTGCTGCTACTGTTGCTGCTGTGGAAGTGAAAGAGgtgtaa
- the LOC129886069 gene encoding uncharacterized protein LOC129886069, with protein MSLITDEIRASATEFYSGNDICQEKSKFLLTEMGLPNGLLPMQDMLECGYVKDTGFVWLKSKKKTEHKFEKIGRSVQYATEVTAYVEPTKIKKLTGVKAKELLMWLTLNEICVDEPSTGKIHFKTPTGLSRTFPVSAFELDEPNKEVKEEAKDVGAAAVAAVEVKEV; from the coding sequence atgtctcTAATAACAGATGAAATCAGAGCGAGTGCAACTGAATTCTACTCTGGAAATGACATCTGCcaagagaaatcaaagtttttgttAACAGAAATGGGGCTACCTAATGGCCTTCTCCCTATGCAAGACATGTTAGAATGTGGCTATGTCAAAGACACTGGCTTTGTTTGGCTCAAATCCAAGAAAAAAACAGAGcacaaatttgaaaaaattggGAGATCAGTCCAATATGCCACTGAAGTCACAGCCTATGTTGAGCCCACCAAGATCAAGAAACTTACTGGGGTTAAAGCTAAAGAACTTCTTATGTGGCTAACACTTAATGAAATTTGTGTCGATGAGCCATCCACTGGCAAAATCCATTTCAAGACTCCAACTGGACTTTCTAGGACTTTCCCTGTTTCAGCCTTTGAACTTGATGAGCCCAATAAGGAAGTCAAAGAGGAAGCCAAAGATGTAGGTGCTGCTGCTGTTGCTGCAGTGGAAGTCAAAGAGgtgtaa
- the LOC129886064 gene encoding putative pentatricopeptide repeat-containing protein At1g56570, which produces MNARKLVSQTHCSQIPQTIRNSLLCAAIDPPHSNPPFLPKPPSILATGLLKSYFERGLIREARTLFDEMPERDVVAWTTMISGYTSCNLHRRAWVVFCEMMRYTDVRPNEFTLSCTLKACKGINSSSRGALVHGLVLKQGMSGNLYASNALLDVYATCCVNMDEASMVFQEIRGKNDVSWTTLIAGYTHRGDGYMGLNVFKRMLSEEGESNPFSFSIAVRACASVHSCTYGKQLHAAIAKHGLDFNLPVMNSILDMYCRCSSLNDAKQCFHEMTQRDSITWNTLITGYEKSDPYESISTYSRMESEGLSPNCFTFSSIIAAVANLAILSCGEQIHGRIIKRGLGGNLELDNALIDMYAKSGNIASARRIFDKMPTKNLVSWTSMMIGYGSHGYGNEAVDFFEEMVKFRVRPDRIAFVAVLNACSHAGLVDKGVRYFISMVDDYNIAPDLEIFGSLVDLLGRAGRVEEAFKLIESMPFDPDESVWGAFLGACKAHHHPDLGKLAIRKVLALKPKMAATYVVLSNIYAADGKWGDSAKMRKLMRRMATKKEAGRSSVEIKNQNYSFVAGDKMGSHMDCVGEVVKILVEHMRNTRYIPDLDFFIHDLEDGT; this is translated from the exons ATGAATGCAAGAAAGCTTGTCTCCCAAACTCATTGTTCTCAAATTCCTCAAACTATCAGAAACTCTCTTCTTTGTGCTGCAATCGACCCACCCCATTCAAATCCACCATTTTTACCGAAGCCTCCTTCTATTTTAGCCACTGGTCTTCTCAAATCGTATTTCGAAAGGGGTCTAATTAGAGAAGCACGTACACTGTTCGATGAAATGCCTGAAAGAGACGTTGTTGCTTGGACGACCATGATTTCTGGGTACACTTCATGCAATCTCCATCGACGTGCTTGGGTGGTTTTCTGTGAGATGATGAGGTATACGGATGTGCGTCCCAATGAGTTCACGTTATCTTGTACATTGAAGGCTTGTAAAGGGATCAATTCGTCCTCTCGTGGAGCTTTGGTTCATGGTTTGGTTCTGAAGCAAGGCATGAGTGGAAATCTTTATGCTTCAAATGCACTCTTGGATGTCTATGCTACTTGTTGTGTTAATATGGATGAAGCATCCATGGTTTTTCAGGAGATCAGAGGGAAAAATGATGTGTCTTGGACTACCTTAATAGCAGGATATACTCATCGTGGTGATGGCTACATGGGGCTTAATGTTTTTAAAAGAATGTTATCG GAAGAGGGTGAATCAAATCCATTTAGCTTTTCAATTGCAGTTAGAGCTTGTGCCTCGGTCCATTCATGTACATATGGGAAGCAACTTCATGCTGCAATTGCCAAGCATGGATTGGACTTTAATCTACCCGTAATGAATTCTATTTTAGATATGTATTGTAGGTGTAGCAGCTTAAATGATGCAAAGCAATGCTTCCATGAAATGACTCAAAGGGATTCAATCACATGGAACACTTTGATTACTGGATATGAGAAGTCTGATCCATATGAATCTATCAGCACATACTCGCGTATGGAGTCTGAAGGTCTTAGCCCCAATTGCTTCACATTTTCCAGCATTATAGCAGCTGTGGCCAATTTGGCAATTTTGAGTTGTGGAGAGCAGATTCATGGAAGGATCATAAAGAGGGGCCTCGGAGGGAACTTGGAGTTGGACAATGCCTTAATAGACATGTACGCAAAGTCTGGAAACATTGCAAGTGCACGTAGAATTTTTGATAAAATGCCCACGAAAAATCTGGTTTCGTGGACCTCAATGATGATTGGTTACGGAAGCCATGGATATGGAAATGAAGCTGTTGACTTTTTTGAAGAGATGGTTAAATTTAGAGTTAGGCCAGACAGGATAGCATTTGTGGCAGTGTTAAATGCATGTAGTCATGCTGGGCTTGTAGATAAAGGTGTAAGGTATTTTATCTCAATGGTTGATGATTACAACATAGCTCCAGATCTGGAGATTTTTGGATCTTTAGTAGATTTGCTAGGACGCGCTGGACGAGTTGAGGAGGCTTTTAAGTTGATAGAGAGTATGCCATTTGATCCTGATGAATCTGTTTGGGGAGCATTCCTAGGAGCATGTAAAGCACACCATCATCCAGATTTGGGCAAGCTGGCCATAAGAAAGGTGTTGGCATTGAAGCCAAAAATGGCAGCAACTTATGTAGTTCTGTCAAATATCTATGCTGCTGACGGTAAATGGGGTGACTCTGCAAAAATGAGGAAGTTGATGAGAAGGATGGCTACCAAGAAAGAGGCAGGGAGAAGTTCAGTAGAGATAAAGAATCAGAATTATAGTTTTGTTGCTGGAGATAAAATGGGTTCACATATGGATTGTGTTGGTGAAGTTGTAAAAATCCTGGTCGAACATATGAGAAACACACGATATATTCCTGATTTGGACTTCTTTATACATGACTTAGAAGATGGAACTTGA